A DNA window from Robbsia sp. KACC 23696 contains the following coding sequences:
- a CDS encoding rhodanese homology domain-containing protein: MTDSLHSTAARRFPFLDAEAVRAHLLAREEILLADLREEDPYAKGHPLWAANFPFGKLELEVRRRVPRRDVLIVLYGEDAHRDLAPLAAAKFEVWGYTNVHLLEGGLAAWEAKGYETFIDVNVPSKSFGEWVESRRHTPLLPAEEVRRLIDSDKPPVILDARRYDEYNTMSIPSGISVPGAELVLRVRELAPDPETTVIVNCAGRTRSIIGTQSLINAGIPNPVAGLRNGTIGWTLAGLTLDKGASRRYAESRPEVRLAAQADARAVAERAGVRRVSLDEAAGLAQPGGAAVRTVYRVDVRSAEEYRDGHLPGFINVPGGQLVQETDHTAPVRGALILLADDDGVRADMSASWLAQMGWEVYVIDPADAAHRAQRRETGDVSSESIIAPEVALVDARQLATYLESGDGRTVVLDVTASANFVKGHIPGAWFALRAQLAGALKTLDAAGVAPERYVLTCGTSALARHAAVDLQALTSADVYVLNGGTQAWREAGLPVETSAANAGYDATQAVQARFASPRTDRYRRPYEGTDAPREAMEAYLEWEYGLVAQLENDATHFFTVI; encoded by the coding sequence ATGACCGATTCGCTCCACTCCACCGCCGCCAGGCGCTTTCCCTTCCTCGACGCCGAGGCGGTTCGTGCGCACCTGCTGGCACGCGAGGAAATCCTGTTGGCCGATCTGCGCGAGGAGGACCCTTATGCAAAGGGACATCCGCTATGGGCCGCCAATTTTCCGTTTGGCAAGCTGGAGTTGGAGGTACGTCGCCGGGTGCCGCGTCGTGATGTGCTGATCGTACTGTATGGTGAAGATGCGCACCGAGACCTGGCGCCGCTGGCTGCTGCGAAGTTCGAGGTGTGGGGCTATACGAATGTGCACCTGCTCGAGGGGGGATTGGCGGCGTGGGAGGCGAAGGGATATGAAACATTTATCGACGTCAACGTGCCGTCGAAGTCCTTTGGCGAATGGGTAGAGTCGCGTCGACACACGCCGCTGTTGCCGGCCGAGGAGGTGCGACGCCTGATCGATTCCGACAAGCCGCCGGTGATCCTGGACGCGCGCCGCTACGACGAATACAACACGATGAGCATTCCGTCCGGCATTTCCGTGCCGGGCGCGGAACTCGTATTGCGCGTACGTGAGCTCGCGCCGGATCCTGAAACGACGGTCATCGTGAACTGCGCGGGCCGGACCCGGTCGATTATTGGGACGCAATCGTTGATCAATGCGGGTATTCCGAATCCGGTTGCCGGATTGCGCAATGGCACCATCGGATGGACGCTGGCGGGTCTGACGTTGGACAAGGGCGCGAGCCGTCGCTATGCGGAATCGCGGCCGGAAGTCCGTTTGGCGGCGCAGGCCGATGCTCGCGCCGTGGCCGAGCGGGCCGGGGTTCGACGGGTTTCGCTCGATGAGGCGGCGGGTCTGGCGCAGCCTGGCGGCGCTGCGGTGCGCACCGTCTATCGCGTGGATGTGCGCAGCGCCGAGGAATATCGGGACGGGCATCTGCCAGGCTTTATTAACGTGCCGGGTGGCCAGCTGGTGCAGGAAACCGATCACACGGCGCCGGTGCGCGGTGCGCTGATTTTATTAGCGGACGACGATGGCGTACGCGCCGATATGTCGGCATCCTGGTTGGCGCAGATGGGATGGGAGGTCTACGTCATCGATCCGGCCGATGCCGCGCATCGTGCGCAACGGCGGGAAACCGGCGATGTATCGAGCGAATCGATCATCGCGCCGGAAGTGGCGTTGGTGGACGCTCGGCAACTGGCGACTTATCTGGAGAGCGGCGACGGTCGTACCGTCGTGCTCGACGTCACGGCGTCGGCCAACTTCGTCAAGGGACATATCCCGGGGGCATGGTTCGCCCTGCGCGCGCAACTCGCCGGTGCGCTGAAAACGCTGGATGCCGCCGGCGTGGCGCCGGAGCGTTATGTGCTGACCTGCGGCACGAGCGCTTTGGCGCGCCATGCGGCGGTCGATCTGCAAGCGCTGACCTCCGCCGATGTGTATGTATTGAACGGCGGCACCCAGGCGTGGCGTGAGGCCGGGCTGCCGGTGGAAACGTCGGCGGCCAACGCCGGGTACGACGCGACCCAGGCCGTGCAGGCGCGCTTCGCCTCGCCGCGAACGGATCGCTATCGTCGGCCGTACGAAGGCACCGACGCGCCGCGCGAAGCGATGGAAGCCTATCTTGAATGGGAATATGGACTGGTCGCGCAGTTGGAGAACGATGCCACGCATTTCTTCACGGTGATCTGA
- a CDS encoding UdgX family uracil-DNA binding protein (This protein belongs to the uracil DNA glycosylase superfamily, members of which act in excision repair of DNA. However, it belongs more specifically to UdgX branch, whose founding member was found to bind uracil in DNA (where it does not belong), without cleaving it, appears to promote DNA repair by a pathway involving RecA, rather than base excision.), with translation MRIVTIENDFASWRSAARDLIAANVDPSLVEWRMATARGGETRNGAGARDDSTSPAIGAGHGPSDAPDASDTGHDADRPPAPRDLSAAINGSLFEEIAAVSETPGVRAARFSLSREALKQLRAAARHAEPRRWAFLYRVIWRYAHGDHSAVLPGDVDGARLVRLVRDVSREYHHWRAFMRFQEARGPDQTPVLMAWFTPEHDILEPLVDYFEKRLGRAHWIIASPRGLARHDGQSVAFDWTPRLPPPQQEDDAEALWRTYYRSIFNPARVNLALTRQHLPARYWKHLPEGDLIPQLAAAASTGQQRHGQAGALRGAHGRIIPVSADAAQPQRDTPHDLDACRRCALWEHATQAVSGSGPTQAALMLVGEQPGDQEDLAGRPFVGPAGQLLDRALQRAGIARDTVYLTNAVKHFKWTPRGKRRLHKTPAQREVEACHHWLEQEIAANQPRVVVALGATALASLAGSRLSLSKILNTPFELDGLWIVPTYHPSYVLRAPDADVRDKAENALTEALAIALTLSR, from the coding sequence GTGCGCATCGTCACAATCGAGAATGACTTCGCCAGTTGGCGATCTGCGGCACGCGATCTGATCGCGGCAAACGTCGATCCGTCGTTGGTGGAATGGCGTATGGCGACGGCACGCGGAGGCGAAACACGCAACGGAGCCGGTGCACGCGACGACAGCACGTCGCCCGCGATTGGCGCGGGGCATGGCCCATCCGACGCGCCGGACGCATCCGACACCGGGCATGATGCCGATCGTCCTCCTGCCCCGCGCGATTTGAGCGCGGCGATAAATGGCTCGCTATTCGAGGAAATCGCGGCGGTCAGCGAGACGCCAGGCGTCCGCGCTGCCCGCTTCTCCCTATCCCGAGAAGCATTGAAACAGTTGCGGGCGGCGGCGCGCCATGCCGAGCCACGACGCTGGGCCTTTCTGTACCGCGTGATCTGGCGCTACGCGCACGGCGATCATTCGGCGGTGCTTCCCGGCGACGTCGATGGCGCGCGTTTGGTACGCCTCGTCCGCGACGTGTCGCGCGAATACCATCATTGGCGCGCCTTCATGCGGTTCCAAGAAGCGCGGGGACCCGATCAGACGCCCGTATTGATGGCGTGGTTTACGCCCGAGCACGACATCCTCGAACCGCTCGTCGATTATTTCGAGAAACGCTTGGGACGGGCACATTGGATCATCGCATCACCCCGCGGGCTGGCGCGCCACGATGGACAAAGCGTCGCATTCGATTGGACTCCGCGTCTGCCGCCGCCGCAACAAGAAGACGACGCCGAAGCGTTGTGGCGGACCTACTATCGGAGCATTTTCAATCCGGCGCGAGTCAATCTCGCCCTGACCCGCCAACACCTGCCCGCGCGGTATTGGAAACATCTGCCCGAGGGCGACCTCATCCCGCAACTCGCCGCGGCGGCCTCCACGGGCCAACAGCGCCATGGGCAAGCCGGCGCCTTGCGTGGCGCACACGGCAGGATTATTCCCGTGTCGGCGGACGCGGCGCAACCGCAACGCGACACGCCACACGATCTCGACGCCTGCCGGCGCTGCGCGCTATGGGAGCATGCCACGCAAGCCGTGTCGGGCAGCGGCCCGACGCAGGCGGCCCTAATGCTGGTTGGCGAGCAGCCCGGCGATCAGGAGGATCTGGCGGGTCGGCCCTTCGTCGGGCCCGCCGGTCAATTGCTGGATCGCGCCCTGCAGCGTGCCGGTATCGCGCGCGATACCGTCTATTTGACAAACGCGGTGAAGCATTTCAAATGGACGCCGCGCGGTAAGAGACGGCTCCACAAAACCCCGGCGCAACGCGAGGTGGAGGCGTGTCATCACTGGCTCGAACAAGAGATCGCCGCGAACCAGCCGCGCGTCGTCGTGGCGCTCGGCGCCACCGCCCTGGCCTCACTGGCCGGCAGCCGTCTGTCGCTTTCGAAAATTCTGAACACGCCGTTCGAACTGGATGGCCTGTGGATCGTGCCGACTTATCATCCTTCGTATGTCTTGCGCGCGCCCGATGCGGACGTCCGCGACAAGGCCGAAAACGCTTTGACCGAAGCGCTGGCGATTGCGCTGACCTTATCTCGGTAG
- a CDS encoding putative DNA modification/repair radical SAM protein has translation MDRLKKLEILADAAKYDASCASSGAGGRDSRGKEGMGVTTGQGICHSYTPDGRCVSLLKVLLTNFCLYDCQYCVNRRSSDVQRARFAPEDVVRLTLDFYRRNYIEGLFLSSGVIRSSDYTMEQLVEVARSLREDHQFRGYIHLKTIPDAAPELIDLAGRYADRLSVNIELPTAVSIARLAPEKNLGTIRKAMARIRHRQLVTADDTAASGTADVGTSPHVDSTPASVPVTRAVAASRVNPAARARPPRFAPGGQSTQMIVGADEADDRTILGTAETLYQSYRLRRVYYSAFSPIPNSPGSVPLAPPPLRREHRLYQADFLIRQYGFTSNEIMGKEADLALDVDPKMAWALTHRELFPVDLNRAERGMIARVPGIGLRNAERIVALRQQRRLRYDDLVRLRCGLKNARAFIVVDDWRPRNSEQSSAALRQAVAVAATQVPVQASLW, from the coding sequence ATGGATCGACTTAAGAAGTTGGAAATCCTCGCCGACGCCGCCAAATACGACGCCTCCTGCGCCAGCAGCGGCGCGGGCGGACGCGATTCGCGCGGCAAGGAAGGGATGGGAGTAACCACTGGTCAGGGCATCTGCCATAGCTATACGCCGGACGGCCGCTGCGTCTCGCTGCTAAAGGTGCTCCTGACCAATTTCTGCCTGTACGACTGCCAATATTGCGTTAACCGGCGAAGCAGCGACGTGCAGCGCGCGCGCTTCGCGCCGGAGGATGTCGTCCGGCTTACCCTCGATTTCTATCGGCGCAATTACATCGAGGGGCTGTTTCTGAGCTCCGGCGTGATCCGCTCGTCCGACTACACGATGGAGCAACTCGTCGAAGTCGCGCGGAGTTTGCGCGAGGACCACCAATTTCGCGGTTATATCCATTTGAAGACGATCCCTGACGCAGCGCCGGAATTGATTGACCTCGCCGGCCGCTACGCGGACCGTCTCAGCGTCAATATCGAGCTGCCTACCGCTGTATCGATCGCGCGTCTCGCACCGGAGAAAAATCTCGGGACGATCCGCAAAGCCATGGCGCGCATCCGCCATCGGCAATTGGTAACGGCGGACGACACGGCAGCTTCCGGCACGGCAGACGTCGGCACATCGCCTCATGTGGACAGCACGCCGGCATCGGTACCGGTGACGCGCGCCGTCGCCGCCTCACGGGTGAATCCTGCGGCGCGCGCTCGGCCGCCCCGCTTCGCGCCCGGCGGTCAAAGCACGCAGATGATCGTCGGCGCGGACGAGGCCGACGACCGGACGATTCTCGGGACGGCCGAGACACTGTATCAATCGTATCGCTTGCGGCGCGTCTATTACTCCGCCTTCAGCCCCATTCCCAACAGCCCCGGCAGCGTCCCGCTCGCGCCGCCGCCTTTGCGGCGGGAACATCGTCTCTACCAAGCTGATTTTCTGATACGGCAATACGGCTTTACATCGAACGAGATCATGGGCAAAGAGGCCGATCTTGCACTGGATGTCGATCCGAAAATGGCCTGGGCCCTGACGCATCGCGAGCTGTTTCCCGTCGATCTGAATCGGGCCGAGCGCGGCATGATTGCCCGTGTTCCCGGCATCGGCCTACGCAATGCGGAACGCATCGTCGCCTTGCGGCAGCAACGGCGGCTGCGCTACGACGATCTCGTCCGTCTGCGGTGTGGGCTCAAAAACGCCCGTGCGTTTATCGTTGTCGATGACTGGCGCCCTCGCAATAGCGAGCAGAGCAGTGCCGCCTTGCGACAGGCCGTTGCGGTTGCCGCCACGCAGGTCCCGGTACAAGCGTCGTTGTGGTGA
- a CDS encoding catalase family protein: MTALHPIRFQPDMEVVPEDEAQTTAELIEALHTIQAITTEDYPTAVRSVHAKSHGIVKGTVQVLDNLPPQLAQGLFAKPAHYPVVMRFSTNPGDILDDRVSTPRGLALKIMLPDDAATEGGVAAGLDGTFSQDFVMQNAPKFTAPTPKAFLGNLKLLAKTTDKAEGLKVALSAVLRGTESLIEKVGSESGAIKSMGGHPMTHVLGETFYTMVPLLYGEYYGKVSVAPVSPGLQSLTDQAVSLKDNPDGLRAAVVAFFSQNDAEWEIRVQLAADREQFPIEDASQEWPESVSPYVAVARITVPKQDAWSAEVERSIDQCSGFSPWHCLSAHRPLGGIMRSRKPAYEASQRHRFSANGCPFAAAAAAKNPTQTPD, encoded by the coding sequence ATGACCGCATTGCACCCGATTCGCTTTCAACCTGACATGGAAGTCGTTCCGGAAGACGAAGCGCAGACGACGGCAGAGTTGATCGAAGCGCTGCACACCATTCAAGCCATTACGACGGAAGACTATCCCACCGCAGTGCGTTCGGTCCACGCCAAGAGTCATGGGATCGTCAAAGGCACCGTGCAGGTACTGGACAACTTGCCGCCGCAGCTTGCGCAAGGTTTGTTCGCCAAGCCCGCCCACTATCCGGTGGTCATGCGTTTCTCCACGAATCCCGGCGACATTCTCGACGACCGGGTTTCGACGCCGCGCGGACTGGCGCTTAAAATCATGTTGCCCGACGACGCAGCCACCGAGGGTGGTGTGGCTGCCGGGCTCGACGGCACGTTCAGCCAGGATTTCGTGATGCAGAACGCGCCGAAGTTCACGGCGCCGACGCCTAAGGCCTTTCTCGGCAATCTGAAACTGCTGGCGAAGACGACCGACAAGGCCGAGGGTCTGAAGGTGGCCTTGTCCGCCGTGTTGCGCGGAACAGAGTCCCTAATCGAGAAGGTCGGTAGCGAGAGCGGCGCCATTAAAAGCATGGGCGGTCACCCGATGACGCACGTGCTGGGCGAAACGTTCTACACGATGGTCCCGCTTTTATATGGCGAGTATTACGGGAAGGTATCGGTCGCGCCTGTGTCGCCGGGCCTGCAGTCCTTAACCGACCAAGCCGTTTCTTTGAAAGACAATCCGGATGGATTGCGCGCCGCCGTCGTTGCATTCTTCAGCCAGAACGATGCCGAATGGGAAATACGGGTGCAATTGGCCGCCGATCGGGAGCAGTTTCCAATCGAAGATGCGTCGCAAGAATGGCCTGAGTCGGTCAGCCCATATGTCGCTGTCGCGCGGATCACCGTGCCGAAACAGGACGCCTGGTCCGCCGAAGTGGAGCGCAGCATCGATCAATGCTCGGGCTTTTCGCCCTGGCACTGCCTCAGCGCGCATCGCCCGCTCGGCGGCATCATGCGTTCGCGCAAGCCCGCATATGAGGCGTCGCAGCGCCATCGCTTCTCCGCAAATGGTTGTCCGTTCGCCGCGGCCGCTGCTGCGAAAAACCCGACGCAAACCCCCGACTGA
- a CDS encoding FdhF/YdeP family oxidoreductase: MLKDDLPGDGLTPHGSTGNGDAPESREQRVSPSDKARGDADASAHADNVAGGWGSMKAVTQILRQEHVLMRGAKLLLKQNKPDGFQCVSCSWAKPADPHLAEFCENGAKATAWEITDKRATPDFFAEHTCAELEEWGDLALEEQGRLTAPLRWDPASDKYVPVSWQQAFEEIGRELRAIAPNDAVFYASGRASLETSYMYQLLARLYGTNNLPDSSNMCHETTSVALPPVIGVPVGTVGLDDFEKTDCILYFGHNVGTNAPRMLHPLQEARKRGVPLIAFNPVREAGLMRFVNPQSPAEMLVPGNDTAISSQYVQLKIGGDAAVILGMCKVIIEADDAARNAGTDRIIDTAFIDTHTHGFEAFSEQARGADWTEIAHRSGVTRAEIETAAHTYMHARTAMAFYGMGLTQHRKGVDTIQLLVNLLLLRGNFGKPGAGICPVRGHSNVQGQRTVGITEKPELAPLDVLAKQFHFEPPRDKGLDTVGACEAAIEGRLKAFIMLGGNFVRAIPDTGRMEAAWKKLRLTVNIVTKLNRSCLMHGEVSYILPCRGRIEIDRQAGGEQAVSIEDSTGCFHGSRGFAEPASPLLLSEPAIVAGIAKATLPPNAVDWDGWIGDYARIRDAISETFPAIFADFNQRLWQPGGFHRPLPVAERSWKTPNGKANFTVVSQLAADPDLPALADPSILQLMTTRGDSQFNTTVYGMDDRFRGVYGTREVILMHEADIAARGLVPGDRVNVETVANDGVTRRVTGLSARAFDIPRGCAMGYYPELNVLIPLWHHAEGSHVPAAKSISVRVVKQSMMSDVAAAEETPDMTKEADVV, encoded by the coding sequence ATGTTGAAAGACGATCTTCCAGGCGACGGATTGACTCCTCACGGCAGCACCGGTAACGGCGACGCGCCGGAATCGCGCGAGCAGCGCGTCTCGCCTTCGGACAAGGCGCGTGGCGACGCCGACGCCAGTGCGCACGCAGACAACGTTGCCGGCGGCTGGGGATCGATGAAGGCGGTGACGCAGATTCTTCGGCAAGAGCACGTCTTGATGCGCGGCGCCAAATTGCTGCTGAAGCAGAACAAGCCCGATGGCTTTCAATGCGTCAGTTGTTCCTGGGCGAAGCCCGCCGACCCGCACCTCGCCGAGTTTTGCGAGAACGGCGCGAAAGCCACCGCCTGGGAAATCACGGACAAACGCGCAACGCCCGATTTTTTTGCGGAGCACACCTGCGCCGAGCTCGAAGAATGGGGCGATCTGGCGTTGGAAGAGCAGGGCCGGTTGACGGCCCCGCTGCGCTGGGACCCGGCAAGCGACAAATATGTGCCGGTATCGTGGCAGCAGGCGTTTGAAGAGATCGGACGCGAGTTGCGTGCGATCGCGCCGAACGACGCCGTGTTCTATGCGTCCGGGCGCGCCTCGCTGGAAACATCGTATATGTACCAGTTGCTGGCGCGGCTTTATGGCACCAACAACCTCCCTGACAGCTCGAATATGTGTCACGAGACGACCTCCGTCGCGCTGCCGCCCGTGATCGGCGTACCAGTCGGGACGGTGGGTCTCGATGATTTTGAGAAAACCGACTGCATCCTGTATTTCGGTCATAACGTCGGCACCAACGCGCCTCGGATGTTGCACCCGTTGCAAGAAGCCCGGAAGCGCGGTGTGCCGCTGATCGCCTTTAATCCGGTGCGCGAGGCGGGGCTGATGCGTTTCGTCAATCCACAGTCTCCAGCGGAAATGCTGGTACCGGGCAACGACACCGCCATCAGCTCCCAATATGTGCAGTTAAAAATCGGCGGCGATGCGGCGGTGATCCTGGGCATGTGCAAGGTGATCATCGAGGCCGACGATGCGGCGCGGAACGCTGGCACCGATCGCATTATCGACACCGCATTTATCGATACGCACACGCACGGCTTCGAGGCGTTCTCGGAACAGGCGCGCGGGGCGGATTGGACGGAAATCGCGCATCGCAGTGGCGTTACGCGCGCAGAAATCGAAACGGCCGCGCACACTTATATGCACGCGCGCACGGCGATGGCCTTTTATGGGATGGGACTGACGCAACATCGCAAGGGTGTCGATACGATCCAGCTGTTGGTCAATCTGCTGTTGTTGCGCGGCAATTTTGGCAAGCCTGGTGCCGGCATTTGCCCGGTTCGCGGGCACTCCAACGTTCAAGGACAGCGCACGGTCGGCATTACGGAGAAGCCTGAACTGGCACCGTTGGATGTCTTGGCGAAGCAATTCCACTTCGAGCCGCCCCGGGATAAAGGCTTGGATACCGTGGGCGCATGCGAGGCGGCGATAGAGGGCCGGCTGAAGGCTTTCATTATGTTGGGCGGCAATTTCGTGCGGGCCATTCCCGATACGGGCCGGATGGAGGCAGCATGGAAGAAGCTGCGATTGACGGTAAATATCGTCACGAAGTTGAACCGCAGTTGCCTGATGCACGGCGAGGTGTCGTATATCCTCCCCTGTCGTGGACGAATCGAGATCGATCGCCAAGCTGGTGGTGAACAGGCTGTCTCGATCGAAGACTCCACCGGATGTTTTCATGGATCGCGAGGATTCGCCGAGCCGGCTAGCCCGTTATTGCTGTCCGAACCGGCGATCGTGGCAGGCATTGCGAAGGCCACATTGCCGCCGAATGCGGTCGATTGGGACGGCTGGATAGGCGATTACGCACGAATCCGCGATGCCATCTCGGAAACATTCCCCGCCATCTTTGCGGACTTCAATCAACGCTTATGGCAACCCGGTGGTTTCCATCGACCCTTGCCGGTTGCGGAAAGGAGTTGGAAGACGCCGAACGGGAAAGCAAATTTCACCGTCGTCTCGCAATTGGCGGCCGATCCCGATTTGCCTGCGCTGGCGGACCCGTCGATCCTGCAGTTGATGACGACGCGCGGGGACAGCCAGTTCAACACTACGGTCTACGGCATGGATGACCGGTTTCGCGGCGTCTACGGCACGCGCGAGGTGATATTGATGCATGAAGCCGACATTGCAGCGCGCGGCTTGGTGCCGGGCGATCGCGTGAACGTCGAGACAGTGGCCAATGATGGCGTGACGAGACGGGTGACCGGCTTATCGGCGCGCGCCTTCGATATTCCTCGCGGTTGCGCGATGGGCTATTACCCCGAGCTCAATGTCTTGATCCCGTTGTGGCATCACGCCGAGGGTAGTCATGTCCCGGCCGCCAAGTCGATCTCCGTCAGGGTGGTGAAGCAGTCAATGATGAGCGATGTCGCAGCGGCAGAGGAAACCCCGGACATGACGAAGGAGGCAGATGTCGTCTGA
- a CDS encoding ABC transporter substrate-binding protein: MAVATALGMMQVGAAYAESTLRIAMTAADIPYTAGQPDQGYEGNRFTGITIFDSLIQWDLSKSDAPSGLIPDLATDWHVDAGDKTKWIFKLRSGVKFHDGTPFNADAVVWNVNKVLDKSAPQYDPRQAGLTLSRLPTLKAVRKIDDTTVEFTTNLVDSFFPYAMVNLYFASPSQWQKDLTAVPASVSDPAKRSQAAWATFAASPAGTGPFKVTGFVPRQRLELVKNDAYWDPKRRPKIDKVILLPMPEASARTAALLSGQVDWIEAPAPDAIPQLKSRGFKVYANIQPHNWPWQFSYLEGSPWRDIRVRKAANLCVDRAGLKTLLGGYMAEATGTYEPGDPWRGNPSFNIKYDPTEAKKLMTDAGYSAAKPAQIKVQVSPSGSGQMQPQQMNEYIQENLKQCYFNVTLDTVDWNTLFTNWRLGAKDPVAHGANAINVSFNSMDPFFGMVRFASKSTFPPVSNNWGYYSDDTTEKLVGEARSSFDAKARDKALGDLNAYMIDQAAFLWVAHDVGPRAISAKVGGVVQPKNWLIDIATMSMK; the protein is encoded by the coding sequence ATGGCTGTCGCCACAGCATTAGGCATGATGCAAGTTGGTGCGGCCTATGCCGAGTCGACCTTGCGTATCGCGATGACGGCTGCCGATATCCCGTACACGGCCGGGCAGCCCGATCAGGGCTATGAAGGCAATCGCTTCACCGGTATCACGATCTTCGACTCTTTGATCCAATGGGATCTGAGCAAGTCGGATGCGCCCAGCGGTCTGATTCCCGATCTCGCAACGGATTGGCACGTCGATGCCGGCGACAAGACGAAATGGATTTTCAAGCTCCGCAGTGGCGTCAAATTTCATGACGGTACGCCGTTCAACGCCGATGCCGTCGTCTGGAATGTCAACAAGGTGCTGGACAAGTCGGCGCCGCAATACGATCCGCGCCAGGCCGGTTTGACGCTTTCGCGTCTGCCCACATTGAAGGCGGTGCGCAAGATCGACGACACGACCGTCGAGTTCACGACGAATCTCGTCGATTCCTTTTTTCCGTATGCGATGGTGAATCTTTATTTCGCCTCGCCGTCGCAGTGGCAAAAGGATCTGACGGCGGTGCCCGCCTCGGTGAGCGATCCGGCCAAGCGCAGCCAGGCGGCCTGGGCGACGTTTGCCGCCAGTCCTGCGGGCACCGGGCCGTTCAAGGTGACCGGTTTCGTGCCGCGCCAGCGCCTCGAATTGGTCAAGAACGATGCGTACTGGGATCCGAAGCGTCGACCCAAGATCGACAAGGTGATTCTGTTGCCGATGCCGGAGGCCAGCGCACGGACCGCGGCCTTGCTATCGGGGCAGGTCGATTGGATCGAGGCGCCGGCACCCGACGCAATCCCGCAATTGAAATCGCGCGGTTTCAAGGTCTATGCCAATATTCAACCGCACAATTGGCCCTGGCAGTTCTCCTATCTGGAAGGCTCGCCCTGGCGAGATATCCGCGTGCGAAAAGCGGCGAATCTCTGCGTCGATCGTGCCGGCTTGAAAACGCTGTTGGGCGGCTATATGGCGGAAGCGACAGGCACCTACGAACCGGGCGATCCGTGGCGCGGCAATCCTTCGTTTAACATCAAGTACGATCCGACCGAAGCGAAGAAGTTGATGACGGACGCGGGCTACTCCGCGGCAAAGCCGGCACAGATCAAAGTGCAGGTGTCACCGTCCGGGTCTGGTCAGATGCAGCCGCAGCAGATGAACGAGTACATTCAGGAGAACCTGAAGCAGTGCTATTTCAATGTGACGCTGGACACCGTGGATTGGAATACGCTGTTCACGAACTGGCGTCTGGGGGCAAAGGATCCGGTGGCACACGGTGCCAATGCGATCAACGTCAGCTTCAATTCGATGGATCCGTTTTTCGGGATGGTGCGTTTCGCCAGCAAGAGCACGTTCCCGCCGGTATCGAATAACTGGGGTTACTACAGTGACGACACCACCGAGAAGTTGGTCGGCGAAGCGCGATCGTCATTCGACGCCAAGGCGCGCGATAAGGCGCTCGGCGATTTGAATGCTTATATGATCGATCAGGCGGCCTTCCTATGGGTCGCACATGACGTCGGACCACGCGCCATTTCCGCCAAGGTCGGCGGCGTGGTGCAGCCCAAAAACTGGTTGATCGACATTGCCACCATGTCGATGAAATAA